The window GGGGCTGCAGAAGCGTACTGCCATGCATTGCAGACGTCTCACTAAAAGCTATCAGAACAGGGTTCAGGTCCAGCTGTGCTGTGACCTCGGGGACTTAATTTCCTcatcataaaatgaaacaatagtATAATTAATGGTAACTGCAAAATGCACTTAGGATTTCACCTGGCACAAGTTCAAAGTAGACCCTGGGCTCTAAGTGCCAATACTGTTAGATTGTGGCTGCCGCCGTGTGGCGGGAAGGGGGACGACGGCTCAGGGACTCAAAGGATTCGGCACCCTCTCTCCTCGACCCTCGTCCGACCCACCTTCCCCGTCGCAGCTGAAGCCATAGGCTTTTATAACCTCCTGCTGAATCTGCGTGGCCACGGGCAGCACGAACTGCAGCATCTTGCCCATGTCGTTGCACGCGTTGTCCCGAGCCTCGTCCATGCGCACGGCGTTCTCCGGAGCTGAGAACGCCTGGATCACCTCGGCCAGGACCACTGTGCGGCAGATGCAACCCAGGGTGAGACGTCCCGGGTTAGGCATCAGAGCATGGCCGGCGGTCCCAGTGCAGAGAAGAGGGCAGGGAATTAGTGGACTGAAGTCGCAGTAATCCGATAAACACGGCCCGAATACCTTGCTCTAGGGGAACCCCTcttagaaaagagagaaacatgGTTGCCCCCCGCCCCGTTTCCCGGCGATGCCAGCGTATCTCGCGCTCCGGATCTTCCGCCCACACCCTCCTCCAGCAGGCAGCCCACCCAGTGACTGGGAAGCTTCTCACCCTTGGCTTGTTCGGCGCTCAGGGCCGCAGGTTGGGCCGAGGCGGACGCCATAGGGCAACAAAAGTTGCACGTGCAGCAAAACCAAGAACACACTCAACAAGGGGAACCTCCACAAAACAGCTCTCTAGACCGATGGGGGTAGGGAAACAGCCGTAACCGGAAGCTTTTCGACGCAACCCTAAACCTGGCACTGCAAGATCTCAGAATTCTGCGATGCTCAAAGCCTACACCgctcaagtaaataaaaatgaaatcgcCCGCACGTCATTTACACTCTATTGTTAAAAACATACTGTAGAAGGGGGGGCCTTCCGGTGGATACCGGAAGACCTACTAGACAAATTCAAAAAGAGCTGTAAGCACTGCAGAAAGTAACCTGGAGAGAATATGGAATAGCCATGAACTCCACTATTAGTGAGGGTGAgctcagtgtttttttgttgttgttgctttgtttctAATTCCCCTAGATGTAACAACGAGGCACACTCTAACTTTCACAAGAAAAAACAGTATTCTAAGGAACTTATATCGTTCATTTCTAGTTTGTGAACGTTTGATACGAGTTTATGCAAATGAGATCGATGCTCATTGGCTGAGAGAAGCCAGTCACACCGTTGTTTTTAAGGACGGAGACAGTGATTCACAGCAAAAGCTTGGAGCTGAAGGCACTCTTCGCTTTCCCAAAAGGGCTTTGTATAATGGTGTGTGCTGCAGCGTAATGCCTCCTAATTTCTCTTCTAGGCATTTGAAATTGTCACCTATCTCTTCAAACCATTAGGGTAGGTAAGACTCCTGGGTTCTAATCGCTTTAATCTGTTGAAACCAAGACGGTCCCTCCACCTCCGCTTCATAACCGTGTCTCAAACTATTCTACGGAAAGGATTCAGGGCTGGAGGCTCCTAGCTGTGGGACCAGTGGAAAGAAACGCCTCAAAAGTCTGAGTAGTTTCCTAGACCTGACCTTGTCAGAGGCGTGCCTGTCCCAGACCTCCAGCATCCTGACTTCCCAGCCTTGGAAGGAGGGGACTAGCTCCAATGGTACCCTCTCCAACACTCCAGGGTCCCTCCACCCAGTTCCTTCAGAAGGCCCATCCTGCTGGTTTCTCTCAAGGCCCCGCGCAGACTCCGCCCCCATAGCCCGCAAATAACCAGTCACAGCCATCTTCTTGGGGAATCATGAggatgtttttgtttggttggttttgtttgggatgttttttaaagagcatcatatagatatttatatatataaattattaatgtgGGGCAGGGGCAAGGGGCATACATCGCAGAAGGGGCGCGCACACGGGgactggggaggggctggggcggCACACAATGCTACGCAAAAACAGCCACATCTAACAGATGAAATAATCACACCaacggggtgggggaggggcagtggccATGGGAGTTGGGCATGGGTGAGGAAGAAAGCAGGGGGACAAGGAAAAGGGACCTGGTCCAAGATTCTGTGCgctttctgcccccacccctgccacctctccaccTCCACACACCACAGGAGCCTTGGCCTTCCATctgtcccttctttcctctctttgccCAGCTGCCAAGGCCCTGCAACTGAGCAGCACCCCTCCTTGTTCTGGGTAGCAGGCTGGGAAGGAGGCCTACAAGGTCCAGATGCAGGGGCCATAGGTGCTCTTTTGATTGCAGGTTCTACAGCGGCTTGTCACTTTCCTTCTTCAGGTGACTGGGGGGAGATGGAGTGCAGAACAGAAATGAGAGACTGAGGTCAAGCTTAACCTAGCCCCTCTCACAGAGGATAGTGGAGGAggggctccccccccccccaggagccAAGCGCCCAGCTGTACCATGCCCATACCCCATCCCAGCCTAGCAGAGCTCACATCCCCTCACTCCTAGCCTAGGGGAGCCTGGTAATACCTGTAGTAGTCCTCCTGGGCAGGTAGCGGCACACTGTGCAATGGGTGATGGGCGTGCAGCCACTGCTGCTGCTCCAGTGCCAAGCGCTGCAGCTCAGCGGACTGCGCGTGCATGGCCTGCAGCTGGTGAGCTGCTGACATCGGGGCAGAGAGGGAAGCTGGCAGGTCCCGGTAAGGAGCAGCTATGGGCAGGAAGGGCAGGGAGCATATGACTGACAGGGTACTGAATACCTACTCTGGGCGAGGAGATAGTCACTTTACATacaaaggaaactgagactaaaaTCGTTTGGTAACAGCTAATCTTGCAAGCTGCTAGCGGTGGTGTTAGGATTCAAACCTCAGCCTGACATTAAAACCTGTGCCTCTCTTGGGCAGGGCTTCAGCCCTTCTACTCCCATTCCCAGATCCTTTGGGCAGCATTTcaccccaacccaaacccaactAGGCCAATCCCACCACACAAATTCCTCTTTTCTGCCCTTCTCTCATTagacctcccccacccccaacctccatcCTTACCAAAGAGCTGGTGACGAAGAACTTCGTTCTCGTGCAGAGGGTGAGGaagaagggggttggggagggtcCCAGCTGGGTAGGGAATCCGGGTAAGGTGAGACCCTGAGGCCAGGGGGTCAATGAGAGGGTGCACcgaggcagaggctggagggtAGAGAAGAGGAAGGTGTCA of the Rhinolophus sinicus isolate RSC01 linkage group LG02, ASM3656204v1, whole genome shotgun sequence genome contains:
- the LG02H12orf57 gene encoding protein C10; amino-acid sequence: MASASAQPAALSAEQAKVVLAEVIQAFSAPENAVRMDEARDNACNDMGKMLQFVLPVATQIQQEVIKAYGFSCDGEGVLKFARLVKSYEAQDPEIASLSGKLKALFLPPMTLPPHGPASGGSVAAS